One region of Chelonoidis abingdonii isolate Lonesome George chromosome 14, CheloAbing_2.0, whole genome shotgun sequence genomic DNA includes:
- the EDEM2 gene encoding ER degradation-enhancing alpha-mannosidase-like protein 2 isoform X2, whose product MDRTPGEVVGGLLSAHLLSKKAGVEVEAGWPCSGPLLRMAEEAARKLLPAFQTPTGMPYGTVNLLHGVNAGETSVTCTAGIGTFIIEFATLSHLTGDQVFEDVARKALKALWKNRSDIGLVGNHIDVVTAKWVAQDAGIGAGVDSYFEYLVKGAILLHDEELMSMFLEYNKAIRNYTKFDDWYLWVQMYKGTVSMPVFQSLEAYWPGLQSLIGDINNAMRTFLNYYTVWKQFGGLPEFYNIPQGYTVEKREGYPLRPELIESAMYLYRATQDPTLLELGRDAVESIEKISKVECGFATIKDLRDHRLDNRMESFFLAETVKYLYLLFDPDNFIHNDGSAFDVVPMPYGECILGAGGYIFNTEAHPVDPAALHCCRKQKEEQWEVEDLMREFLFLKKSKKSTFKRTADHSERESQTASANVSSERSKGEMNPEKNTKRRIPLLSCPNQPFTSKLSVLGQVFLDNT is encoded by the exons ATGGACAGGACACCTGGGGAAG TGGTTGGTGGTCTCCTGTCTGCTCACTTGCTGTCTAAGAAGGCTGGTGTTGAAGTGGAAGCAGGATGGCCCTGCTCAGGACCTCTTCTGAGGATGGCGGAAGAAGCTGCTCGTAAACTCCTACCGG CTTTTCAGACCCCAACTGGGATGCCATATGGGACAGTGAACTTGCTGCATGGAGTAAATGCTGGAGAGACCTCTGTTACCTGTACTGCTGGTATCGGTACATTCATAATAGAATTTGCCACATTAAGCCATCTTACAGGTGACCAGGTGTTTGAGGATGTGGCCAGAAAAGCCCTCAAGGCCTTGTGGAAAAATCGCTCAGATATTGGATTG GTGGGTAACCATATTGATGTGGTAACTGCCAAATGGGTAGCCCAAGATGCTGGCATTGGGGCAGGGGTAGATTCCTACTTTGAATACCTTGTTAAAGGAGCCATTCTGCTGCATGATGAAGAGCTGATGTCCATGTTCCTAG AATATAACAAAGCCATTAGGAACTACACAAAATTTGATGACTGGTACCTGTGGGTTCAGATGTACAAAGGGACAGTGTCCATGCCTGTCTTTCAGTCCCTCGAGGCCTACTGGCCAGGCTTACAG agTCTGATAGGGGACATCAATAATGCCATGCGAACATTCCTCAATTATTACACTGTTTGGAAACAGTTTGGTGGGCTGCCTGAGTTTTACAACATTCCCCAGGGGTATACTGTGGAGAAGAGAGAAGGATACCCCCTTAGACCTG AGCTGATCGAGAGTGCCATGTATCTGTACCGTGCCACACAAGATCCCACCCTCTTAGAACTGGGGAGAGATGCTGTGGAGTCCATAGAGAAAATCAGTAAGGTGGAGTGTGGATTTGCAACA ATCAAAGACCTGAGGGATCACCGCCTGGATAATCGCATGGAATCCTTCTTCTTGGCTGAAACAGTGAAATACTTGTATCTGCTCTTTGACCCAGATAACTTCATTCACAACGATGGGTCAGCCTTTGATGTGGTGCCCATGCCTTATGGGGAATGCATCCTTGGTGCTGGAGGATACATCTTCAATACCGAAGCTCACCCCGTAGACCCTGCTGCCCTGCACTGCTGTAGGAAACAGAAGGAAGAGCAATGGGAAGTGGAAGACTTAATGAGAGAGTTTTTGTTTCTGAAGAAAAGCAAAAAGTCCACATTCAAAAGAACTGCAGACCATAGTGAGAGGGAAAGCCAGACAGCCTCTGCAAATGTTTCCTCAGAGAGAAGCAAGGGGGAAATGAACCCAGAGAAGAACACCAAAAGGAGAATCCCTCTCCTGAGCTGCCCTAATCAGCCCTTTACCTCCAAACTTTCAGTTCTGGGACAGGTCTTTCTAGACAACACGTGA
- the EDEM2 gene encoding ER degradation-enhancing alpha-mannosidase-like protein 2 isoform X1 codes for MLRSWDLLCCLWALHLPGAGEGAAAGREIDTAHYRERVKAMFYHAYNNYLENAFPYDELRPLTCDGQDTWGSFSLTLIDALDTLLILGNVSEFQRVVNVLQQGVDFDIDVNASVFETNIRVVGGLLSAHLLSKKAGVEVEAGWPCSGPLLRMAEEAARKLLPAFQTPTGMPYGTVNLLHGVNAGETSVTCTAGIGTFIIEFATLSHLTGDQVFEDVARKALKALWKNRSDIGLVGNHIDVVTAKWVAQDAGIGAGVDSYFEYLVKGAILLHDEELMSMFLEYNKAIRNYTKFDDWYLWVQMYKGTVSMPVFQSLEAYWPGLQSLIGDINNAMRTFLNYYTVWKQFGGLPEFYNIPQGYTVEKREGYPLRPELIESAMYLYRATQDPTLLELGRDAVESIEKISKVECGFATIKDLRDHRLDNRMESFFLAETVKYLYLLFDPDNFIHNDGSAFDVVPMPYGECILGAGGYIFNTEAHPVDPAALHCCRKQKEEQWEVEDLMREFLFLKKSKKSTFKRTADHSERESQTASANVSSERSKGEMNPEKNTKRRIPLLSCPNQPFTSKLSVLGQVFLDNT; via the exons ATGCTCCGCTCCTGGGACCTGCTGTGCTGCCTctgggccctgcacctgccgggcGCCGGGGAGGGGGCGGCGGCGGGGCGCGAGATAGACACCGCCCATTACCG GGAGCGAGTCAAGGCCATGTTTTACCACGCCTACAACAATTACTTGGAAAACGCTTTTCCCTATGATGAGCTACGGCCTCTGACGTGTGATGGACAGGACACCTGGGGAAG TTTTTCTCTCACATTGATTGATGCTTTGGACACTCTACTA ATTTTGGGAAATGTTTCAGAGTTCCAGAGGGTTGTCAATGTGCTGCAGCAGGGGGTGGATTTTGATATCGATGTAAATGCATCCGTCTTTGAAACCAATATCCGAG TGGTTGGTGGTCTCCTGTCTGCTCACTTGCTGTCTAAGAAGGCTGGTGTTGAAGTGGAAGCAGGATGGCCCTGCTCAGGACCTCTTCTGAGGATGGCGGAAGAAGCTGCTCGTAAACTCCTACCGG CTTTTCAGACCCCAACTGGGATGCCATATGGGACAGTGAACTTGCTGCATGGAGTAAATGCTGGAGAGACCTCTGTTACCTGTACTGCTGGTATCGGTACATTCATAATAGAATTTGCCACATTAAGCCATCTTACAGGTGACCAGGTGTTTGAGGATGTGGCCAGAAAAGCCCTCAAGGCCTTGTGGAAAAATCGCTCAGATATTGGATTG GTGGGTAACCATATTGATGTGGTAACTGCCAAATGGGTAGCCCAAGATGCTGGCATTGGGGCAGGGGTAGATTCCTACTTTGAATACCTTGTTAAAGGAGCCATTCTGCTGCATGATGAAGAGCTGATGTCCATGTTCCTAG AATATAACAAAGCCATTAGGAACTACACAAAATTTGATGACTGGTACCTGTGGGTTCAGATGTACAAAGGGACAGTGTCCATGCCTGTCTTTCAGTCCCTCGAGGCCTACTGGCCAGGCTTACAG agTCTGATAGGGGACATCAATAATGCCATGCGAACATTCCTCAATTATTACACTGTTTGGAAACAGTTTGGTGGGCTGCCTGAGTTTTACAACATTCCCCAGGGGTATACTGTGGAGAAGAGAGAAGGATACCCCCTTAGACCTG AGCTGATCGAGAGTGCCATGTATCTGTACCGTGCCACACAAGATCCCACCCTCTTAGAACTGGGGAGAGATGCTGTGGAGTCCATAGAGAAAATCAGTAAGGTGGAGTGTGGATTTGCAACA ATCAAAGACCTGAGGGATCACCGCCTGGATAATCGCATGGAATCCTTCTTCTTGGCTGAAACAGTGAAATACTTGTATCTGCTCTTTGACCCAGATAACTTCATTCACAACGATGGGTCAGCCTTTGATGTGGTGCCCATGCCTTATGGGGAATGCATCCTTGGTGCTGGAGGATACATCTTCAATACCGAAGCTCACCCCGTAGACCCTGCTGCCCTGCACTGCTGTAGGAAACAGAAGGAAGAGCAATGGGAAGTGGAAGACTTAATGAGAGAGTTTTTGTTTCTGAAGAAAAGCAAAAAGTCCACATTCAAAAGAACTGCAGACCATAGTGAGAGGGAAAGCCAGACAGCCTCTGCAAATGTTTCCTCAGAGAGAAGCAAGGGGGAAATGAACCCAGAGAAGAACACCAAAAGGAGAATCCCTCTCCTGAGCTGCCCTAATCAGCCCTTTACCTCCAAACTTTCAGTTCTGGGACAGGTCTTTCTAGACAACACGTGA